The Synergistes jonesii region ATTTCCGCCGACCCACAGGCCAAGGACTTCACGATGCCCGTCCAGTCTTGTCCCAATAGCAACATAAACGGCTTTCTTGACGGTTCGGCCGTCCTGCCTCACATTGAAATGCACGGCGTCCATAAAGACGACTGCATACTTTTTGGCCAGCGGCCGGTTCTGCCATTCTTTGGCAATCGGCAGAATTCGATCCGTCATTCGCGAAATCATTTCAGCAGAGGCATCCACACCGTAGATAGACTGCAGGTGAGCCGAGATATCCCGGGTCGTCATGCCTTTTGCATACATGGACAGGACCTGATCCTCTATATTTGAGATATCGGTCTGGTTCTTTTTGACTGACTGCGGTTCGAAGTCACCCTTGCGGTCTCTGGGGACGTCGATCGGGATATCTCCGGCCGAAGAGGTGACTGTTTTAGGGCTGTAGCCGTTGCGGCTGTCATCTGTATGCTTGTTCTTGTAGTCATATTTGCTGTAACCGAGATGGTCATCCATCTCGGCTTCCAGCATCTGCTGGATCGTATCTCCGAGAAGATCCCTCAGCATAGCCTGTACGTCCTGGGCGTCTTCCGGTTTGTAGTGGGAAAGGAGACTCTGAATAAGCGCTTTTCTTTCCGGTGTCAGTTTTCTCTGTCTTGCCATAAAAATATCCTCCTGGATTGAATTTATCTTAACACCAATCCAGGAGGCTTGCTTTCTTCTCTATGGAGTTTACACAGAATTTGTTATACTCTCTTCTGTGGAGTAGTATCATATAGAACGTTCTTCACATCAAAAAAACTCTTTTTATTGTTCTTCTGTAGATAACAATAGCAGCGGGGAGAAATCCCCGCCGCCCGATACCTTATGTGTAAATCAGATCATGATTTACTATCTCCATTGCCCTGTCCAGGATATTGTTCATGTGCCGTACCCATAACATTTGATCCTTCGCTTTGAGTTGTTCAGTTACGCCCTCTCGTTCTGCCATCTGTTTTATCAGTAGGAGCATTTGCGCTATTACTTGTTTGTTAATGTCGGCCAGATAGGCATTCAGCTTACCACTGGTCAGCAGCTCCGTGTACAGGGCTTTGCGCCCCTTCTTGATGTATTTCAGGTGCCGTTGCCCCCAAACGCCGATGGGACTTTCTTCTTCGGCTAGAGTCTGTTCACATTAAATTGCATCTACAATCATAGCAAAGTAGATGAACCCACAGAACAGCACGTCAAGCTTATCGTAACGGGTAAATATTTTCCGAAACCGCTTAAGACGCAAGAAATATCGCTCTATCTCATTGCGTTGCTTATATCTCTCCCTATCATACTCCCATGGATCTTTGCGGTTCGATTTTGGAGGAACAACCGGAAAATATCCCTTCTCCATCGTTTTTCTCCGCATATTCTCTCCCTCATAAGCTCTGTCCATCAGGATGTATTTTTGCTCTGGGACTCTTATGATCTTGTCAAGCAGAGCTGTGCCTTCCGACGAGTCATGGGCTTCTCCTCCGGATAGCACGAAGCCGACAGCCGATCTGTCAGTTGCGGTGACCATATGAATCTTCGTTGTGAGCCCGCCTCTCGATCTTCCAATGGACTGTTTTCCTCTTTTTTTAAAGCTCCCGTTCCGTCGGGATGAACCTTTACCGATGTGCTGTCCAGGCAGACCGCCTCGACCTTTATGCGAATAATGTTCTCCACTTGCAACACTTCAAACACGCGCTGTAAAACGCCATTTTTGCTCCACCTGTTCATGCGTACATAAATCGTATGCCAGTTCCCACAGGATTTCGGCAACGCCCTCCACTTGCAGCCGTTTTCCGTGACATACAGTATCGCATTGATCAGTTGGAGATTACTCATACTCACATTCCCGCGCTGACGGGGCAAGTATTTTTCGATACGATCATATTGTTCTTGAGTGATTTCCATGTGCGCATTATCGCACATCAATGGAATATTGTCTATTAGTGTGAACGCGCTCTAGTACTTTCAGGCAAGGGATGTAGTAATCGCCCCGTAGCTCGTACCATAAACCGTTGCTTTCATCATAAAGGGTCTTTTTCATTGTGAAATCCTCCTGTAATAATAGCTCTGTTGATGTATTCGCACATATGTCACTTATCTCCCGATTGCCGCCCCTTGTTATATCCTGTTATGGTTTTTTCTTGCCCTTGCTTTTGCCCTTATGGGCTGTAGGGGCATCGTGGAAATTCGGCGAGCAGATTGCGGAAAATCCTTTGTTTTGGGCGGTTTCAGAGGATTTCATTAAAGCCCTATAATCAGCGGCAAACGCCTATGATTTCGGGAATTTCAAATTCCGATTTGAAAGAGGCCCAAGAGAAGAACCTTCTGCGGCATCAAACGAAAACGCTGGGCGATCGAGAACAACCTACACTGGATGCCGGACATGGCCTCCAGCGAGGACGATTGCCGTGCGAGAGCAAAGAATGCGGCCGAAGTGATGAATATTCTGCGGAAAACTAGCTTTGCAGATGCTGAAGACCTACAACACATACAAGTGCGGGATGAGGAGCAATCACGAGCTCTGCAGACTCGGCATTCCTACTGTGCTGCAGGTCTTGGGGCTGGCACCTGCCGGCGTACTTATTTCGTAAGCAATCGCCCTGGCCTGTTTTTGCCCGCGCTTGTGTATTTTCCCGCGCCGTGATAAAATAAAAGCATTCTGAAAGAAGTCTATTTCTTCGGGAGCTGCCGGAAGAAATAGAGCATTTCAAATCACATTACTGTCCGTGGGGAGCCTTCCGCACGGGGGGAGAGGATGATTAAAAGATGTACAGCAAGACGGAATTTCAAGATTCTTCATTCATCGACGACACGGAAATACTGAGTTCTCTCGAAGAGGCGAAAAGGCTGGCGAAGGACGTCGGCGCAGTGCGCGCGCTGCTCGACAAGGCGCGCGAGTGCCGCGGCCTGACCCACCGAGAGGCGGCCGTGCTGCTGGAGATCACGGATCCGCAGCTGGAGCATGAGCTCTATTCGCTCGCGAAGGAGATCAAGGAGCGCATCTACGGCCGGCGCATCGTCCTCTTCGCGCCCCTCTACGTTTCCAATTACTGCGTGAACGGCTGCGTTTACTGCGGCTTCCACGCCGGCAACAGCTGCATGTTCCGCAAGAAGCTGACGATGGAGGAGATCGACCGCGAGACCGAGGCCATCCTCGCGCTCGGACACAAGCGCATCGCGATGGAGGCCGGCGAAGACCCGGTCAACTGCCCGCTCGACTATATACTCGACTGCATCCACCGCGTCTACGCCTACAGAAACGACCGCGGCGACTCCATACGCCGCATCAACGTGAATATCGCGGCGACCACCGTGGAAGAGTACCGGCGGCTGAAGGCGGCCCAGATAGGCACCTTCATACTATTCCAGGAGACCTTCCACCGCCCGACGTACGCGAAGATGCACCCAAAAGGCCCTAAGAGCAATTACGATTGGCATACGACGGCGCTGCACCGCGCGCAGGAGGGCGGCATAGACGACGTGGGGACCGGCGTGCTCTACGGGCTTTACGACTACAAGTACGAAACCGTCGCGCAGCTCATGCTCGCCGAATCGCTTGAGAAGATCTGCGGCGTCGGGCCGCACACCATCTCAGTGCCGCGCCTGCGCGAGGCCGAAGGCGTCGATATGAGGCAGTTCCCTCACATTCCCACCGACGAGCAGTTCCTGCGGCTCATCGCCGTCATCCGCGTCGCCACGCCCTACACCGGCATGATCATTTCCACGCGCGAAACGCCGGAGACGCGCAAAAAAGAACTCGACCTGGGCATCTCGCAGGTCAGCGCCGGCTCCTGCACCGGCATCGGCGGCTACCACAAAGAGATAGGGCAGCCCGATACGCCGGACACGGCGCAGTTCAAGGTCTCCGACAACCGCACGCCCGACGAGGTGCTCACCTGGCTCTGCGAGGACGGCTACGTCCCCAGCTACTGCACCGCCTGCTACCGTCAGGGGCGCACGGGCGACCGCTTCATGTCTCTCGCCAAATCCGGGCAGATACACAACTACTGCCAGCCGAACGCGCTGCTCACCTTCAAGGAATATCTTATCGGCTACGCTTCGGACCACCTTAAAGAGGTCGGCGAAAAAGTCATCGACAAAGAGGTCGAGAGGATACCGAACGACAAGGTAAAAGCCCTTACGAGGGAACGCCTGGGGCGGCTTGAGGCCGGTGCGAGCGACCTCTATTTTTAGCGGGAACTGGGGGCGGGCGCGTTCGCGATACCCTTAGCCTCCTTCCCCGCAGACGGCCCTTGTAAAATGGCGCGTTGACAAAGCCGAAGCGGCGAATATATAATCGTCAGCAGGGAAGGAGACGCCTCCTTTCAAAAATCGAATAAGACTGCCCTGTCAGTTGGTCCGCGCGCCCAGCGCGGACATATAATCTGAGAGATCCAGCCAAATTAACGCCGAAGGGCGTTTGATTTGCGCTGGATTTTTTATATTTGACGGCGCGGCGGAGGGAGGATTTGAAAAATGAAATTGGCGAGAGCGACGAAAGCAAAGATAAGGATGCCGCACGGCTATGCGCCGCTCTTCTTCGTCGCGGCCGCGGCGCGCCCCTCATGCTTCTATGAGCTTGGCCGCGGCTTTTCGGATAAAAGGGCCCACCATCCGCTGCACAGCGCGAAATTTGAAGCGGACGAAAGATGCGTCGAAACGGGCGTAGAGCTTCACATTGCGGGGGCGCTCGCGCTGCTTGACAAAAAGTGATTCGCGCATCCTGACAGTGCGTGAATCGAAAAAAGAGGCGGCACCGCAGCGGGCGCAAGCCTCTTTTTTTAGCGCCCGTCAGCGCGGTTTTGGGCTCTTGGGCGGGCGTTCGGGGATTTTCGTTTAATGACGGCGTATCGGCGGCAGCTTCCCCAGCTGCCGCCGTTCAAGCTCATACGCCGCCTTTGGCAGAGGTCTGAAGATATTTATTGCACGGGCTTCCGCTTTTCTTTTACCAACTTACGACACCGTTTTAGGCGCGTAAGATTTTCTCGTTGATTTCATAAAAAATAAAGATAAAATAATTGCGCAATATCGCGAGAAAGTGGTATATTATGTGTAATATATTGCTCTTTATATTAGGAGGAGTGGGGATTGAAGATAGACGACGGCTGCAATTCTTATGCGATATTAAAGGAATTAGGCCAGCGAGTCAAGGATTTGCGTATCGACAGCAGGCTGAGCCAGGAGGAGTGTGCCGCGATAGCCGGAATATCGCGCAGGACCCTATCCCTGTTTGAAAGTGGCCAGGATATACATTTGAGCAAATTTATCTGGATACTTCGCACCTTGAAAGTGCTGGACAATTTAAATCTGCTGATACCTGAGAAGCCGCAAGACCCGCGCGATTGGTCGGATTTAGGGCACAATAGAAAAAGAGTGCTGCGTACCAGGAACGATGAAAAAAGCGGCGATTGGAAATGGGGCGACGAAGTGTGAGCGTCGCGCGCGTAAAGTTATGGGGCAGAAATATCGGCGAATTGGTCAACGAAGGAGCCGGCAGCACTGCGATTTTCCGATACGACAGAGATTTCATAGGAAGCGGGATTGAAATCTCTCCTATTGTAATGCCTTTAAGCGACAGAAATTATACTTTCCCAGCATTGCCTTACAGTACATTCTTCGGTCTGCCGGGGCTTTTTGCCGATTCGCTCCCCGACAAATTCGGCAATGCGGTAATCGATCAATGGCTAGCCACACAGGGAAGAGACCCGGACAGCTTCAACGCCGTCGAAAGGCTTTGCTACACGGGGCAGCGCGGAATGGGGGCGCTTGAATATTTCCCCGCCATAGGCCCCCGCCGTACGAAAGCCGAACAAATCCAAATAGACGCGCTTGTGGATTTGGCATCTCAAGTTTTGCATAGCAGGGAGAGGATACGCGTCGATGCTGAAAAAGAGGACGCGTTAAAGCAAATCTTCTTAATCGGCTCCTCTGCCGGCGGTTCAAGGGCGAAGGCCGTAATTGCTTGGAACGAAGAAACAAACGATATACGCTCCGGTCAGCTGAATGCCGGCGACGGGTACGGCTACTGGCTGATAAAATTTGACGGCGTCGGCGGAAACGGCGACAAGGGATTGAAAGATTCGCAAGTATATACGAGGATAGAGTATGCGTACCACCTGATGGCGACAGATGCCGGAATCAAGATGAGCGAGTGCCGGCTGTACCAAGAAAACGGGCTATACCACTTCATGACCAAGCGCTTTGACAGAGACGAAGCGACCGGTGGAAAATTCCATATGCAGACGCTCGGCGCAATGGCTCATTATGATTTTAACGCTCCATGTACCGTGAGCTATGAACAGGCGGCGTCCATATGTAAGAAATTAAACTTGACGAAACGGGAGATCGAACAATTCTATAGGCGTATGGTGTTTAATGTCGTAGCGAACAATAACGACGACCATGTTAAAAACATTTCCTTCCTTATGGACAGAAATGGCAAATGGCGTCTCTCTCCAGCGTACGATATAACATTTGCATACAAACCTGGCAACTTTTGGCTTCGCAGGCACCAGATGAGCGTGAACGGCAAATTTGAAAACTTCACGGAAGAAGATTTGCTGTCAGCCGGCAGGACGATGGAAATATCCCGCAAGAGCTGCAAAAACATAATAGAGCAGGTATGCGCGAGCGTTCAAAAGTGGAAGATGTTCGCGGAAGAAGCAAAGCTGCCCGAAGAGTCTGCGAGCGGCGTATACGAGAATATGTGTTTCCAGCCGGCTTAACA contains the following coding sequences:
- a CDS encoding type II toxin-antitoxin system HipA family toxin, which encodes MGRRSVSVARVKLWGRNIGELVNEGAGSTAIFRYDRDFIGSGIEISPIVMPLSDRNYTFPALPYSTFFGLPGLFADSLPDKFGNAVIDQWLATQGRDPDSFNAVERLCYTGQRGMGALEYFPAIGPRRTKAEQIQIDALVDLASQVLHSRERIRVDAEKEDALKQIFLIGSSAGGSRAKAVIAWNEETNDIRSGQLNAGDGYGYWLIKFDGVGGNGDKGLKDSQVYTRIEYAYHLMATDAGIKMSECRLYQENGLYHFMTKRFDRDEATGGKFHMQTLGAMAHYDFNAPCTVSYEQAASICKKLNLTKREIEQFYRRMVFNVVANNNDDHVKNISFLMDRNGKWRLSPAYDITFAYKPGNFWLRRHQMSVNGKFENFTEEDLLSAGRTMEISRKSCKNIIEQVCASVQKWKMFAEEAKLPEESASGVYENMCFQPA
- a CDS encoding IS5 family transposase (programmed frameshift); its protein translation is MEITQEQYDRIEKYLPRQRGNVSMSNLQLINAILYVTENGCKWRALPKSCGNWHTIYVRMNRWSKNGVLQRVFEVLQVENIIRIKVEAVCLDSTSVKVHPDGTGALKKGGKQSIGRSRGGLTTKIHMVTATDRSAVGFVLSGGEAHDSSEGTALLDKIIRVPEQKYILMDRAYEGENMRRKTMEKGYFPVVPPKSNRKDPWEYDRERYKQRNEIERYFLRLKRFRKIFTRYDKLDVLFCGFIYFAMIVDAI
- the hydG gene encoding [FeFe] hydrogenase H-cluster radical SAM maturase HydG, which produces MYSKTEFQDSSFIDDTEILSSLEEAKRLAKDVGAVRALLDKARECRGLTHREAAVLLEITDPQLEHELYSLAKEIKERIYGRRIVLFAPLYVSNYCVNGCVYCGFHAGNSCMFRKKLTMEEIDRETEAILALGHKRIAMEAGEDPVNCPLDYILDCIHRVYAYRNDRGDSIRRINVNIAATTVEEYRRLKAAQIGTFILFQETFHRPTYAKMHPKGPKSNYDWHTTALHRAQEGGIDDVGTGVLYGLYDYKYETVAQLMLAESLEKICGVGPHTISVPRLREAEGVDMRQFPHIPTDEQFLRLIAVIRVATPYTGMIISTRETPETRKKELDLGISQVSAGSCTGIGGYHKEIGQPDTPDTAQFKVSDNRTPDEVLTWLCEDGYVPSYCTACYRQGRTGDRFMSLAKSGQIHNYCQPNALLTFKEYLIGYASDHLKEVGEKVIDKEVERIPNDKVKALTRERLGRLEAGASDLYF
- a CDS encoding IS256 family transposase translates to MARQRKLTPERKALIQSLLSHYKPEDAQDVQAMLRDLLGDTIQQMLEAEMDDHLGYSKYDYKNKHTDDSRNGYSPKTVTSSAGDIPIDVPRDRKGDFEPQSVKKNQTDISNIEDQVLSMYAKGMTTRDISAHLQSIYGVDASAEMISRMTDRILPIAKEWQNRPLAKKYAVVFMDAVHFNVRQDGRTVKKAVYVAIGTRLDGHREVLGLWVGGN
- a CDS encoding helix-turn-helix domain-containing protein; its protein translation is MKIDDGCNSYAILKELGQRVKDLRIDSRLSQEECAAIAGISRRTLSLFESGQDIHLSKFIWILRTLKVLDNLNLLIPEKPQDPRDWSDLGHNRKRVLRTRNDEKSGDWKWGDEV